GCCAAAGGATGAACTTTTCTGGAGGTCATCAGTTTGTTTTTGTAATTGTAGTGTTCAAATGTCACCACCCTTTTATTTCGAATCGCAAAGAACAGATCATAAAAGTGTTCTACACCGGTAGGTTTACGGCTTTCAAAAAAGATAAAATCTGAAAAATCCGGGTGAAGATTCAGGGCATTACTTACCTGGAAAGATTCCAGCAGTTTTTGGTTGTATTCATCCACTTCCATAATGGGACGACTCTCAATATAATATCGGTTGTCTCCCTTTTTTTTGTTGTGAATGGAGAGATTAAAAAGATTGGAAATCTCCCGAATATCTCTCTGCAGGGTACGGATAGAGTAGCTCTTGATTTCAGCATCCTGGAATTCAAAAGAATTTAAAAGATAGCTCTCCAGCTGGGAATAAGTAGCCGGAGAACTCTCTAATCTTTTAATAATTAAGGCATATCTTGTCAGATAAAAATCTTTCTTCATTTCTCTATTTTTAGGGTGCAGCAGTGCTGCGTTTCATGGTAAAGTTTTATAAGACAAATATATGCGGTTAATGCGACAAAACGTGTCGTGTTTTATTTTTTGTGGAAACTTTATGAAGAATTATTATATTCTGCTGTTATAAAGATCAACAGCATATTTACCCATAGAATAGAATGTATTGACATAGGTTTCTATACTTCTTGTAATAACATTACTGTTAAAGGATGTAGGATCTGTTGGGTTGTAAAAGTCTCCCTGATCTGTTTCCATTGTCATTGCTGCTACCTGCTGATTCCCCATCCAGGCCTGAGACATCGGGGAACTGCCGTCAATATCGGAAAATGCAAGGAGGTCTTTATCAGCTAGATAACTATATCGTTTCCTTATTTCAGCATCTAATCTGTCACATAATGAATATATCGCATTTTGAACAGTGTTAAATGATGATGCAAACCAGGCTGCCCGATAATCAATAGTAACCCCTGAACCAAAATTATGGCAATCAATATATAATACGGTGTCTGTTTTAATCGTATTAAAAGTATCTCTCACCAGTTGTGATTCTTTTTCGCTGAATGGTGCAGTGCCTTTATAAGATTGTGATCCAGCGCCTCCGTCTGCATATTCTGCCCAGCGATAATCAAAATTTCTATTAATATCCACACCATTATGATTCCATCTTACCGATTCTGTACCCCCTACATTTCCAACATTTAATGCATATGGGTTAACCAAAGGAATAAATGTCCAGTCATAATTAGATCGTAAGACGTTTATTATTTCGTCCTTATCAGGATTTTCAAGCAAGAGTTTAAAAAATAAATAGGTAGTGTAAATACTTAACTTTTCACCCCCATGCGTACCTCCGCATACAAATATACGTGGCTTTCTGCGCCTTTGTGTTGGCGCTGTTTTCCTGTTAAATGAAATATCAATCCGTAAAATATCATAAGGTGTTGGACCTTCTGTTTGACCGATAACTGTTTTTGTGACGTTATTAGAGAAAGGGGCTATTACACGATCATACATTGGGTAAAGAACATCCGAATTTAGAGTTAAAGGATTGAAGGCAGGATAAACCGGAGCACTCCAATATTTAATCCCGAAATTATCGACTGCAAATTTATTCATTTGCCGTGCGTCCTTTTGATATATAGAGACTCCATTTACAGAATAATTTTTAAGACCGGTAACATAAAAACTATTGAACGAACCACTATACCGATAAGTAAACAAAATCAAATGATTTAATAAGGGTGCAGCTGTTTGATTTTGAACAATGATTGTATTGTTTGTTTTATTATACAATACAACGCCGGCTGTTATTGCAGAAGGCATATCTATACCCGCGGTAGTAGTGGGCAAACTAATTCTCCCTACGGTTGTGTTTCCTGTGTCAATGATTGCTCCCCCGGAAATTATGATCTTACGATTCGCTAAATCAAAATTGATGTCGGTATCATTAGTATTTAGGATGGCAACCTGTTCATTTATTGTATAAATCGTAGATGGAAGGGGCTTGCTTTTTTTACTTTCATTTAATAATTGATCATACTTACTGGCGCTAATATTCTTTAAAATATAGGTGAAATCAAAGCGATCCTGCTCAGTAATAATGTCCGTGGGAGTATTTTTTTCAAAAACTATTCTTACCTGATTAGAGGTTGCATTATCTACTGAAAAGTCATTGGTAGTAACATTCTGGTTGGCGAATATTCCATCCTTATAGAAAACAACACGGGATATTTTATATCCTGATTTTGGATTTAGCCAATAGTTACCCGTAACTACAGGAATTAAAGCGGTTCGTATTCCTGTATCGGAGGTAGAGTTGAAGCCATTATTCACTGCTATCCTACCTATTTCTGTAGTGATACTTTCTCCTAAATTAATTTCAAAATCATTGTATTCTGATATAGCCTTTGCAGATACTTTTGTATTTTCTACGATATCATTAAATGTAATTAACTCAGATGAGTAGCAATTAATTTTGATTGCATTTAATTCTGACTGAGTGACTGTTTGTGTCTTGTCCGTATGATGTAGGGAAACTTTCCATTTTTTTGCTGTTGCAGGAAGGGCTGGAGTGAAAGTTTTTGCATTGATATCCTGTTTTGCAATAAAAACATTTTTATCAGTATAATAGAAAATAGTTTGCAACAACATATCACCCAGAAGTTCAATTTGGTTGGCATAGATGATATCTAAAAAGGAATCCGTTCTACCTCTCATCGTTGATCCTGTGGGAAATCCAACAGACCCAGAAATTGCGAGTGCTCCAACTTCCAGAGTGGGATTCATATAATCCTTAAAACTGCTGCTTTGTTGGATAATTTGATCACTATTTTGAATTTGGTTTAAGGGGATCAGATCATTTTTGTGCCAATAAGAGTCTAGCCAGGACCAGAAATGCTCTTGTGTGGGTATGTCTCCGGTTTCAAAGTATCGTTTTAAGTCTTCTTTTGTTTTCATAATAAAATTCGGTGATTTTTGTATTAAATAGGTTAAGATTAGAATATTCCTTCAAAGGCAGGGCTTTGTTTAAAAGGTGTATAGCTATATTTCAGATTTCTGGTTTTTAGACATAGTTTTGGCTGTCCAGCATTTTGTGAACGTTAAATTCAAAGTTTTTTTTAGAATTTTAAGATTGCTTTTTGTGTTTTTATTTGTGTTTCAAAAGTAGGGAGGGAAAACGACAAAACTTGACGTGTTTTATTTTTTATCTATTATATTTTTATTAGAAGGATGCCATCAAATTACCATTTTCATCCCATTTTTTATAAGTTCCATCGTATTCTACGTTGTTATGGGCTTTATACTCTGTATAATTTTTAATATTGCCATATTTTTAATTGACTTGTAATATTTTATAGGTGATGAATATAGCAAGAATGTGACAGGATTTTAATTTAAAAAAAATAAAAGCCACAGTACTTCTGTGGCTTATTTATTATTGATCAAAATATTCTTTCCCTTTTCGATCTACCCATCCCTTTTTGCCATCCGGAGTTTCAAACCTGGCAAAAGCTCCAATATAAGGTTCAAGTTTTTTATATTTTGGATCAGTGCCTATATTAGGATAGAAGGTAGACAATCCGTCTTTTTCCAGATATAAATAATTCTGATAAGAAATAATTTTTTTATAATGAAATGGAATAATTTCTTTTTGCTCTTTGAAATCCCAAACACCATATTTATTTTTTAGTTTTGAAATAATATATGATATCTTTAATGGAGAAAATAATCTTTCCTCACTATCTCCATAATCTATAATTTTTTCATTCGATGTACTTTTTCTTCTCAAAGTATATTCAATTTCCAAACTCTTTTTATTATTTAAGAATTTTGGATCTTGTCCATAAGAAGGATATTTAATATTTAAAAGTTCATCTTCAGGATCCATAAAAATATTAAATGATTTTTCCCGGATTTTATTTTTTTCAATCGTATAAATTTGATAACCATTGTTTTTGTCTTCTTTATATGATTTATCAGATTCTTTTTGTGGGGATAATTGAGAAGTATTGCTCAGTAATCCATCCCGTGTATAAGTAACCAAAGTTCCGTTATTTAAAATAATTTGTAAAATATCTGGATTTTCGGAATACCTATAGGTTAAAATCTCCTGCTCTTTATAGAGCATGGATAGTTTCTGATCATAAATGGTTGTTTCGTTCGCTTTGTGTGTTACAATCAATATATCGGTAGTTATCCGATCATAGATGGCGGGTAATAATATATTAGTTTGATCTTTCAATCCAAATTTACCATTTTCTTCAAATTTTGTCGGGAATTCTTGTGCACCCAAGAAATTTACTAAAAATATAAGTAAGAAAATAATATGTTTCATTGTTTACTATTTTATTGGACTAATATAATCATAATCGACAGACTTTTCTACCATTTTTTGCCATTGCCATTGATAAAAGGATTTGTATTTAAACTTTTGATTAAAATTTGGTTTCCCATCTTCTCCTGCATTGCTTTCTTGCAAATCGGCAAATTGTCTGTAATCCATTATGTTTTCTAAAGTTTCACTTTGATTTTTTACAATACCTAAATAAGGAGTCCATTTTGCAATTTGACTCTCATAACTTTTAATATCATTTATGACTTTATTTTTTGTTGTGTTAACATCAAAATCCGGCAAATTAATACTTTCAAGTTCTATTACTGAGGTTTTTTTATCGGTAACCAGCTCCGATTTTTCATTTAAATAAGAGCTTTCACCGACAATATTTATTAAAAATCTTTTTTCGAATTCTTCAATATCAACCAAAGATTTTTCAGAACTTTCAATAACAGACTGTATAACTCTATATTTTGTATCAAGTGTAAAATATTTTTTTAAGTCAACTTTGACATTATTTAATTCATCTAATTCTGCTTTTTTTCGTGTTATTAAAGTGTTTAATCTATTTATTTCTTTACTGGCTTCGTCTTCGAAAGTGTGGAGTAATCCCAAAGAATGTCCAAGTTCATGAATAACTAGAGAAAGGGCATCTTCATCCTTAATAGCACTTTTGAAAATATGTGTAATTCCTGAATTTCGATAAGAATAAGCCTGTGTTTTAGCATCTTCATTTTTACCACCTTCCACAGACATGTTGACAAATATATAAACAATTTTATCCTGATTAAGATGTACAATTTTACTTTTTAAATACTCTGATTTATAATTTAAATATTCCTTATATAATGTATCCTTTATTGGGTTCCAGGCATTTGTAGCCGTATGATCTTCATGAAATTTTTTTGCTTTCTTCAGATTAGATTCATTATCATACTTAAAATTTTTTTTGAATGCTTGTAATATTGTTTTTATACAGGCTTGCATTTTTTCAATATTTTTTTGTATTTCTACTACATTGTAAAATAATGCGGAATATTTGTTTTCGATTAAATCATTATAAATCAATGCATTTCTTTGGTTATTTTCTTGGTAGTTTACGAATAGATTTTTTCCTTTCATTTTAACTACATCATCTTTAAGAAAATCAGTTTTGTCAAATTTTACAACGTGAGTATGCTCAGCAAGATTGCCTTTAATATATGCTTGGTTAAAAGATTGTTTATTAAAGAAATTATGTAATTTATTAACAAATTCAAATTCTTTATGGTCTTTTAATTCAACAGTTGTAGAGGGAACGGAATCAAAAGAAACAAAAACTGGCTGTATGGTTGTTTCATATACTTTAGCATTTGCTTTTACAATTAGCCTTCCAACTGTTTTTCCTTCATACTTGGCTTCAACACTAATATCCTTTTCAAATGGTTCCAAGCACTCTATTTTTATTTTATAAAATTTGTCATCAGAATTAGGAACAGTTTCTGTACGTTCTTTAGTTACAGTTATTTTGTTAGTTATAGATATAAATGATTCATTATTTTCATTCAATTCTTTACATTCATATTCTAACAATTCAGGAACAGCATTATTATTTTCTGTACTTACATATAAAAAAACATAGCTTTTTTCTTTATTTATTTTAGGTGGCCAAATACTTACGTACGGACAAGAATATCCTGTATAAAGCTTATCAGTAATTTTCTTACCTTCTTTATTTCTGTAATATATTATGCTCCCAGTAGGACAGTGTTCCGCATTATATTTGTCAAATCCAAATTGCCCTATATATCCGGAGTCATTCAAACCTATTCTCTCTTTTTTAGTCAATTTATCTATCATACTTGTTTTTGAACGATAAAAAGTAACATCTCCTTCAAGCTTATATTTTGAGTATTTTCTTCTGTCCGTCTTATAAACATCCACATCGGCCACACCAATCTTTGCAAGATTTCTAATATCTATATTTTTCATTTTTTAAAGTTTTTTGAAATTAAAAATTGTAAAAAAATAGCGGTGATATTTCACACCGCCATTAAGGTTAATACTATCCAACAATTGTTGTAGGTAATGTGGTAGCTCCATCACTATGTGACAACTGAGCATCAGTATCCAGAGAGAAACTTGTTTCAAACTCCAGTTCTGAAGGATTCTCACAATTCTTAGGATCATTTTCCGGGAAAATCGGTAGAGGCTGCTTCACGGGAAGTCCTGTAGACTTATCCTGAAGAATCGTCAGTGTAGTAGGGATTCTGGTAATCCAGTATTTACCCTGAGGTTCTCCTGTTGGCTGTCTCATTTCGTCCACGATACTCATGTACATTGGGTCTCCGATTACCGGTACAGATCCGCCATTCCAGATTAATCCGGTTTCAAGGAAGAACTGAACGGCTGCTTCAAAACCTGGTTTTACGGTAACGATAATTCTTGCCATACCTGCCTGTAGGAAGCTTCTGAATAGAGGATCCATACTTTCACTGATGTAGAATTCTTGCCAGCTCTTACGATTAGCCCAATAGTATGGATAGAAGGTATAATCCATGATTTCCCATTCAAATGCCTGTTCCATAAATTTGGCAAGTGCGGTATATCGGTCCAGATTTTCATTCAGGTAGACCTGGAAATTATCCATTTTTGTTTTCTCATCGGCACCATTGGTTGTTTCCTGGCCTAATGTATAAAGGTAATCCTGTAATAAGTAAGCGATACAGTTGTGCTTTAATACATCATGCTCCATATAACGGTAGAACGTATCCTGTCTTTCTTTAAGCTGTGCCTCTTTTTCTTTTTGCTCTGCATCCAATCTTGCCTGATCTTCCTGGAATTTTGCATAAGCAGCTTCATAGGCTTTAATAATTTCATTGAAGCTTTCAGTTTTCCATTGATTGATAAATGTATCACTTAGCTCACAATTTACAACCACTTTGATGGTATAGCTTCTAACATTGTGTCCTTTCACCTGAAAAGTTACATTCCCTGTGATATTGAAACCAGATGATCCGTCATCAAAATTAAGGTCTCCACCACGTTCAGAACGACCAATCATATCTCCTTTTAAGTTAGAGAACATTACTTCAGAATAACGTGATCCTGACCATCCGCCACCTCTGTTTCTTGTTGATCTGCAGGCGAAGCTTGCATTCTTTCCGGCATAGTTGTCCGGGATGGTAAATTGGGTATGATCAATTCCAAAATCGTCATTTGTCTGAGGAACACTGGATGCTGTATGAATAACCTGTTTGGTTGCTTCCGGGAAGGCTACTAAATTCACTCCATATTCCTGAGCCCAATGCTGGATCTGTACAATAGTTGCAGATTTTGGATCTGGCATTAACCAAGGTTCCGGTGCTTTTCTAGGGTCTACAGGAGCTTTAAGTACCTGTGCTTTTGCAACAGTAAGAGCCAAACGGTGTAATCTTGAAGGTTCAGGAACCATAAATTCAAACATGGTACGCTTACCATAGTTGTAGATCTGGTTCTTCATTTTCTTGTCGATCCATCTGTACACTCCTGTAATGTGTTTAGGTTGTGCAGCATCAGGATTATCAGTATTGGTTACTTTTCCTCTGTTGTCATATTCATGAACATTGGTTTCCGTATATTCTTTGATGATTTTCTGTACTCTTTCTTCTGAAATTTTAGTCAGAACTCTTTCCATCGCTCTTTCCGTAATTTCCTGAGATTTCATCACGGCCTGTCTTGTACTGTCGTGCTGTGCTGTGTTATTGGCATAGTCTGCACCGATTTCAAACTTCATGGCACTATCATTTCCATAGCTGAATCTTGTATAGGCAGAAATACTTTGTTGCTTCTCAATTTCTTTAGCAACTTCGGTCTGCATATCCGTTCTGGAAGTTTTTGAAGTGTCAGACATCTTCTCTGTTTCCTGAGATTTAGATGTTGTGTCTGTAATTTCAGAATATTCTCTGGAAACGGAAGATTTATGTCTTAATTCGCTTGCCATAACATTCTCAATATTGGAAACTTCTCCGGGAACGTAGGCATGAACACTTTGTACTACCTTTAGATAATCTGCTACACCCAGTCTTTTTATTCCGAAATTTTTACGTTTCTGAATGGTTACCGGATCCGGTGTCCCCGGGTTTTCGATGGCTGCACGTTTCAGGATCAGCATTCCGGTAAGGTTCAGATCTTCTTTTGGATATTGTGTAGCAATCTCTCCATAGGCTACGCTTCCGTTATCAAAAATGATTTCTATTTTGAAACTAAAGCTGCTTCTGAATCTGTCTACCAAAGCTGCAGGTAAAGAAATTTTATTGTCTACAACAGGAATATTGCTGTAGTTTTCTTCGAAAGTTCCGGCTGCATCCGTTGTAGCAGTGATTCTGGCATTGGCAACGCTCCATGAAACATCTTCAACTTCGAAAGAAAAACTAACAAATCCTCTGCTCCCGGACACCCTGTAAGAACTGTGTGCGTATAAGCTATATGCCATCGGCGTTCTGGCAGTGTTTTGAATAAGGGGAACTGAAGCTCCACCGATATTGGCATACTGCTGTTCCGGAAGAGGACTGTTTTGCAGAGCGATTTCCATGGAAGATGAAATATTGTTTTTTACAACAAGTAAAGCATCGGCATAGCTTTCTATCTCATCATCAAGAATAATGGTCTGAGCGCCCATTCTTAAGGTGTTATGTGAAAGGATCTGAAGGCTGTCTGTCTCTTCTGCCAGAGAAACTAATCCCGTTGTGGGCTCACCGAAAAGCTCAACAAAAAGGTCGAAAGATTCTGGTGAAAGCTTTGCCTGTAAATCTTGTAAATTGATTTCATTATTGTAAGTAAATACAAACGGAGCAACTTCATATTCCTTCAAGGTGCTGTAAAGACGTTCTTTTTCTTCTTCAGACATGTCCGGAGTGATTTTGCTGTCTACTTCAGCCAGTTTCTTGTCATAGAGTTCTAAACGCTCTTTGTTTTCTGCCATATATCTGGAATACTCATCCTCGTATGCCTGATGTCTGGATTTGTGGAATTTTTTCTGAAGTTTTTCAAGCTCAGAGTTTAGGGTGCTTAAAGATTCTTTTCTATGAATTGCTTTGGTGGCAGCCAATGAAGCTCTTGCTTCGGATTCCAGTCTTTGAATGGTTTTTGCACTCAGGGCAGGTTCAGAACCTTCAGCAGCTCTTGCAGAAACTGAAAGCGTTTCAACATCCTCTGAAAATAAGATGGCTGGTAGTATAATTTTTCCATCCATTGCTTTTTCCAATGGTTTTTCACCATTAACCTTGATGATTTCCTGATCGGTAAGATCCTGATTGCTGGCAAAACCAAGCTGAATAGCCATTAAAACGTGGCTGATTGCTTCTTTAATATAGAAATCTCCCTGGGTAACAATTTGATGAATATAATTATTCCAAAGTTGGGAAAATATAGCAATTCCTTCTGCGTTTAGCTGTCTGTTGGTGTTAATAAGACTTTTGTAATAGTCTGTTACAAGAGCCCAGTCGGTATTCTCTAATCTTTCTTTTTTAGAAAGCTTTCTTCCAATCACAAGAAGATCTTTAAATGCACCTTCTTCAATTTTCTTTTCGCTTTCGAATCCCGCATTGTTAAATTCACCTGCAACTCTTTTCATGGCTGCAAATTTTAATGTTTTGGCAGGTCTTCCTGCGACTGCTGTATCAAAAACGCCGGTTACCCCTTTAGGTCTGTGGATAAACCCTAAGTTTTTGTCTTTAGTTTCTGTTAATTGTGGGTTCCTCAGACTTACAAATCTGAAAAGTGATTGTGATGCATTATTGGTTGTATTCATAGGGTTTGTTTCTTTATAGTTAATAATTCCTTCTCCGACTAAAGATGTTCCGACGGTAAATGCGGATTTTGCTGTTGATGTATTGTTGGTTGACATTTTGTGCTTATTTTTTTGTGTATTCGAGAGTTAGAGTAAACGAGTTGATAAGAGAATAATCATAATCAGGCACATTCAACAGTTCAATGATAGCCATTTCCCTTTCTATGGTGATGTAGGCCTTTGTTCTCCATTGGTTACCTGCAAATGCGGTTTTCAGATCATACCATTCCGTAAACATTTCGTTGGAGATAATCGTTTCAAGATCTGGGAATTCAGCTTTCAATTCAATTTGACCTGTTCTTGGAATCTGATCCAGATACAAGGTTTTTTTGTAAACAGGCTTCCCGTTGATCCATTTTCCGCCTGTTAGCTCTTCTTTGGTGCTGTAAGAATGTTGCTTATCCGCATACTGTTTCTGGATGTAATCATTTTCCTGGGCATTGTCTCCAAAATAAGTTTTAGAACTTAATCCTCTGGCATTTGTTGCTTCATGTTCTATAAGCACAGGTTCATCCAAGTTCGGACTTGCAAAAATTCCTTTTAGCCCTCCTCCGTTTGTCTGCCTTAAAGCAGCACCTACATCACTCAGCATCAAACGAGCTCCATGGCCATATGCGAAAACGCCATTTTCTTTACTTACAGAAATAGTAGAGGCATTGGTTCCATCTAAGTTACCGGAAGACATCATAGCAGCTTCAGGAAATAAGCCGAGAATATTTTTTACACCATCAAGTTCATTCGTTCTATAAATGATTCTTTCCTCCGGATCTTCATCTGTAAACTGGATATTACCTGAAACGGGGTTGTTTACTTCTGTTCCTGTGAGAGGAATGTAGTTTTGGAAGTCTGAAAGATTTTTATATCCAAATACATTATTGGCATTTAGAACAGC
This sequence is a window from Chryseobacterium culicis. Protein-coding genes within it:
- a CDS encoding helix-turn-helix transcriptional regulator, producing MKKDFYLTRYALIIKRLESSPATYSQLESYLLNSFEFQDAEIKSYSIRTLQRDIREISNLFNLSIHNKKKGDNRYYIESRPIMEVDEYNQKLLESFQVSNALNLHPDFSDFIFFESRKPTGVEHFYDLFFAIRNKRVVTFEHYNYKNKLMTSRKVHPLALKESKDRWYLIAIDTKDKVLKSFGLDRINYLDVAKNQFREKYKYNFREHFKNAFGVMNLAEQKPQNIVLKCSRHQGEYIRSFPLHQSQKETKETPEEIYFEFFLHPTYDFMQEILSFGKEVTVLEPKGLVDDIRNHLQESLNRYLES
- a CDS encoding M14 family zinc carboxypeptidase, whose amino-acid sequence is MKTKEDLKRYFETGDIPTQEHFWSWLDSYWHKNDLIPLNQIQNSDQIIQQSSSFKDYMNPTLEVGALAISGSVGFPTGSTMRGRTDSFLDIIYANQIELLGDMLLQTIFYYTDKNVFIAKQDINAKTFTPALPATAKKWKVSLHHTDKTQTVTQSELNAIKINCYSSELITFNDIVENTKVSAKAISEYNDFEINLGESITTEIGRIAVNNGFNSTSDTGIRTALIPVVTGNYWLNPKSGYKISRVVFYKDGIFANQNVTTNDFSVDNATSNQVRIVFEKNTPTDIITEQDRFDFTYILKNISASKYDQLLNESKKSKPLPSTIYTINEQVAILNTNDTDINFDLANRKIIISGGAIIDTGNTTVGRISLPTTTAGIDMPSAITAGVVLYNKTNNTIIVQNQTAAPLLNHLILFTYRYSGSFNSFYVTGLKNYSVNGVSIYQKDARQMNKFAVDNFGIKYWSAPVYPAFNPLTLNSDVLYPMYDRVIAPFSNNVTKTVIGQTEGPTPYDILRIDISFNRKTAPTQRRRKPRIFVCGGTHGGEKLSIYTTYLFFKLLLENPDKDEIINVLRSNYDWTFIPLVNPYALNVGNVGGTESVRWNHNGVDINRNFDYRWAEYADGGAGSQSYKGTAPFSEKESQLVRDTFNTIKTDTVLYIDCHNFGSGVTIDYRAAWFASSFNTVQNAIYSLCDRLDAEIRKRYSYLADKDLLAFSDIDGSSPMSQAWMGNQQVAAMTMETDQGDFYNPTDPTSFNSNVITRSIETYVNTFYSMGKYAVDLYNSRI